A window of the Oncorhynchus masou masou isolate Uvic2021 chromosome 13, UVic_Omas_1.1, whole genome shotgun sequence genome harbors these coding sequences:
- the LOC135551556 gene encoding olfactory receptor 52E4-like: MDDNMSLPSHILHIQGFQLPQTFMYPIFFSLLFVYLALLVSNIGVLVAIITERSLHQPMYILFCNLSVNDLIGNTVLLPRLMADIVSTERFITYSQCVAQAFFSHTFGSASHMILIIMAFDRYVAICYPLRYTSIMTTKTVVTLSVSAWGASLVLVSVLLGLTMRLSRCSSIIQNAYCDNASLFKLSCENVSINNIYGLFFTVLLFTSSMGSIAVTYFRIAVICWTKKSKELNNRALQTCASHLVLYLIMLWSGFLTIILHRFPDYPYLRKLAYVLFHVVPANLNPIIYGLQTKSLKQKIIQILSRKVTHS; the protein is encoded by the coding sequence ATGGATGACAACATGTCGTTACCAAGCCATATCCTTCACATCCAGGGTTTTCAATTGCCACAGACATTCATGTATCCAATTTTTTTCTCCTTGCTGTTTGTCTATCTAGCCCTCCTTGTGTCTAACATTGGAGTCCTGGTCGCCATCATCACAGAGAGAAGCTTGCACCAACCAATGTACATCCTcttctgtaacctgtctgtaaatGATCTGATTGGCAACACTGTCTTGTTGCCTCGCCTCATGGCTGACATTGTTTCAACTGAGAGGTTTATCacgtacagtcaatgtgttgCTCAGGCCTTTTTCAGTCACACGTTTGGATCAGCTTCACATATGATACTGATCATTATGGCCTTTGACAGGTATGTGGCCATATGTTACCCATTAAGGTACACGTCCATAATGACAACCAAAACTGTAGTTACGCTgtctgtgtctgcttggggggctTCCCTTGTGTTAGTGTCTGTCCTACTGGGTCTCACCATGAGGCTTTCACGCTGCAGTTCAATCATTCAGAATGCTTATTGTGACAATGCTTCATTGTTCAAGCTATCCTGTGAGAACGTTTCAATCAACAACATCTATGGACTCTTTTTCACTGTGCTGCTCTTTACTTCATCAATGGGAAGCATCGCTGTCACTTATTTCAGGATTGCTGTGATTTGCTGGACCAAGAAAAGCAAAGAGCTGAACAACAGAGCGTTGCAGACCTGTGCAAGCCACCTGGTACTGTATCTCATTATGCTGTGGAGTGGGTTTCTAACCATCATACTGCATCGCTTTCCAGACTATCCATATTTGAGAAAACTGGCTTACGTTCTATTTCATGTCGTCCCTGCTAATTTGAATCCAATTATCTACGGCTTGCAAACAAAATCATTGAAGCAGAAAATTATACAAATACTCAGCCGGAAAGTTACACACTCTTAA